The nucleotide sequence ATCACCGGCGTCGCCAGGGTCGACCGGCGTACGCGCGAGTTGCTCCGACGGCTGAGCCCCGGCGACATCGTCGTCCTCGACCAGCTCGACCTGGACCGGTCGACGGCCGATGCCTTGGTGGAGGCCGAAGTCGCGGCGGTGGTGAACGCCTCGCCGTCGATCTCCGGCCGTTTCCCCAACCTGGGCCCGGAGATCCTGCTGGAGGCCGGGATCCCGCTCGTCGATTCGGTCGGCGGCGAACTGCTGCGCAAGGTGAAGGACGGCACGAAACTCCGCCTGCACGAGGGCGTCGTCTACATCGGTGAGCGGCAGCTCGGCTCTGGTGTCCAGCAGACGCGGGAAAGCGTCGCGGACCAGATGATCGAGGCCAAGGCCGGGATGTCCACCCAGCTCGAGGCGTTCTCCGCGAACACGATCGAATTCCTCCGCCGGGAACGCAGCCTCATCCTCGACGGTGTCGGTGTCCCGGAGATCCGGGTTCCGCTCAAGGACCGGCACGCCCTCGTGGTCGCGGGCGGCAACGGGCACGCCGAAGACCTCAAGAAGCTGAAGAAGTACATCGGCGAGCACCGGCCGGTGCTGATCGGTGTCGACGCCGGCGCCGACACCCTGCGCGCGCAGGGGTATCAGCCGGACGTCATCGTCGGCGACCCGCACGGGATCGGCGCGGAGACGCTGCGGAGCGGCGGTGAGGTCGTGGTGCCGGCGCAACCAGACGGGCACGCGCCGGGTGTCGAGCGCATCCAGGACCTCGGGATCGGCGCGGTCACCTTCCCCGCGACGGGCAACGCCGAGGACCTGGCGCTGCTGCTGGCCGACGCGCACGAGGCGAGCCTGGTGGTCACCGTCGGTTTCCAGGCGACGCTGCGGGAGTTCCTCGACCACGGCCGCTCCGGCTCGAACCCGTCGACGTTCCTCACCCGGCTCAAGCTCGGCACGAAACTGGTCGACGGCAAGGCGGTCGCGACTTTGCACCGCAGCCGGGTGTCCATCGGCGCCATCGTCCTCCTGGTCGTCGCGACCCTGGTGGCCGTCGCGGCCGCACTGCTGGTGTCCGACGTGGGATCGGTCTACCTCGACTGGATCCGCGACACCTGGAACTCGTTCATCGCCTGGGGCAAGGGACTCTTCACGTGATTTCACTGCGGTACCACATCGTTTCCATCGCCGCCTGCTTCCTGGCGCTCGCCCTCGGAGTGGTGCTCGGGTCCACGGCGCTGAACGGTGCCCTGCTTTCCGGTCTCGCCGGCCAGAAGGAGGATCTGGGTTCCCAGGTCGCGGATCTGGAGGCACAGCGCAACACGCTCAACGCCAGGCTCGGCGACGCGGACGCGTTCGCCGGCGCGATGGGGCCGAAGGTCGTCGCCGGGCAGCTGGACAAGCGTTCGGTGGTGCTGGTGACCACCGAGGACGCGAAGCCCGCGGACCGCGACGCGCTCAAGCAGCTCGTCGGTCAGGCCGGCGCCGCCGTCACCGGGGAGATCCAGCTGACCGAGGCGTTCTCCGACCCGATGCGGTCCGATCAGCTGCGTGACCTCGTGTCCCGGCTCCAGCCCGCGGGTGTCCAGTTCCCGACCGCGGGCGACCCCGGCACCCTCGCGGGCGCTCTGCTCGGCTCGGTGGCGTTGCTGAACAAGGACAACGCGCAGCCGCAGTCCACACCGGTGGAGCTGGCGGCCGCGCTCGGCGGGCTCACCGACGGCGGTTTCCTCAAGACCGGCGGGGACGTGAAGCCCGCGCAGCTCGCGATCGTGCTCACCGGTACCAAGTACACCGGGGACGGCGCCGGTGACCGTGCCTCGACCATCGCGCGGTTCGCCGCGCAGCTGGACCGTTCCGGGGCGGGCACCGTCCTGGCGGGCGACGCGGGATCCGCCGACGGCACCGGCGCGATCGGTGTCGTCCGCGCCGACACCTCGTCGACCTCGATCCTGTCCACTGTGGACAACGCGGAGACCGCGGCGGGCCGGGTCACCACGATCTTGGCGCTGCGCGAGCAGCTCGAAGGCGGCGCAGGCCGCTACGGCATCGCGGGCAACGCCCAGGCTCCGGCCCCCGGTATCGCGGCCGACGGCAACTAGCCTCCATCGCAATTCGTCATCTACTTGCGATCGTGTGCATCGCAAGTAGATGACGAATTGCGGGGCCAGAGGCGGGTTTTTGGGAGCGGGCGGGCGTAGGAGCCGGCCCGGCTGGTCTTGAGGTCGAGAGCGACAAGGGATTCGGCGAGGCGGACGGCGGCGGCGACGCCGTCGATCACCGGGATGTCCAGCATCGCCGAAATACGGCGATCGAGGCCGGTCATCCCCGCGCAGCCGAGGACGAGGACTTCCGCTCCCGCGTCGCGGGCGCGCCGTCCGGCGGTCAGCAGCGCCGATTCCGTCCGGCGGTCGTCGCTCAATTCGAGCACGCCGAGCCCGGCACCGAGGACGCCGACGCAGTTCTGCGCGACGCCCGCGCCGTGCAGGCTGTCTTCGATGAGCCCGCACGTCCGGTCCAATGTGGTCACTACGCCGTAGCGTCTTCCCAGCAGACAGGCCAGATGCGCGGCGGCCTCGGTGATGTCGACGACCGGGACGTCGAGCAGTTCCCGCGCGCCTTCCCGTCCGTGCTCGCCGAAACCGGCCATCACGAGCGCGTCGAACGGCTCGTCCAGCCCGTGGAGAAGGTCGAGGACGGCCGCGGCGCTGAGGAAGCTGTCCAGCCAGCCTTCCGCGGATTCCGGGCCCCACAACGGGGTTCTGGCCAGGATTTCGGTGCCGGGGCTAGCGGCGGCGCGGGCACCCGCCTCGATCTCCTTCGTCATCGCCTCGGTGGTGTTGCAGTTGGTCACCAGGATCCGCATCACGCGACCCGCTGCTTGCGCGTCACCACGAAATAGAGGGCCGCGGCGGAAGCGGTGCCGATGAACCACGAGTACGGCGCGGCGGGGGCGAAGAACGGCACCAGCGCGATGATCGCGGACAGCGCCGCCGTGGGCAGGAACGTGACCATCGCGCGCGGGTTGAACCCGCGTTTGTAGTGGTACGGCGAATCGCTTCCGGCGACGAACAGCTTGCCGACGTCGATCCGGCCGCGTTTCACCAGGTAGTAGTCGACGATCATAATGCCGAACAGCGGGCCGAGGAAGGCACCGAGGCCGCCGAGGAAGTAGTTGACCACCGCGGGGGAGGAGTACAGCTTCCACGGCAGCACGCACAGCGCCGCTACCGCGCTGATCATCCCGCCGATGGTGAAGGTGATCCGTTTCGGCCAGATGTTGGCCAGGTCGTAGGCGGGGGAGACGAAGTTCGCGACGATGTTCACGCCCATGGTGGCGATCGCGAAGGTCAGCGCTCCGATGATCAGCACGGGGGTGTTGTCGATGCGGGCCAGCAGCTCGGCGGGGTCGGTGATGGCTTCGCCGAACACCTGGAGGCTGCCCGCGGTCACCAGTACCGACAGCAGCGCGAACGCCGTCGAGTTGATCGGCAGGCCCCAGAAGTTCCCGCGCCGCACCGTTTTCTGGTTCGGGGCGAACCGCGAGAAGTCGCAGAAGTTAAGCATCAGGGTGCCGTAGATGGACAGGATCAGGCCGACGGCGCCGAACCACTGCCGTACTTGCTCCCCTGTGGACAGTGCCTTCGGGTTGCTCGTCAAGGAGATGTTCCAGTCGGCGGCGGCCAGGATCCACACCGCGAGCGCGATCATCACGATCCAGATACCGGGACCGCACCAGTCCTGGAACTTGCGCACGGCCTCCATGCCGCGGGTGAGCACCAGCGCCTGCGCGAGCCACAGCGCGATGAAACAGATCCAGCCGAGGGCGTGCAAACCGAGGAAACCCACTTTGGTCAACGGTTTCAGGCCCGGATCGATCGCGAGCACGAGCAGCGTGATGGCCACGGACGCGAGATAGGTCTGGATGCCGTACCAGAAGATCGCGATGATCGCGCGGATCAGCGCGGGCAGGTTCGCGCCGAAGGTGCCGAAACTGATGCGGGCGACCACGGGGAAGGGGACGCCGGTCTTCTGGCCGATCCGACCCATCAGGTTCATACCGAAGTAGATGAGCACGAAACCGGTCAGCAGGGCGGTGAACACCTGCCAGGCCGAGAGCCCGAGGACGAACAGGCCCGCCGCGAAGGTGTAGTTGCCGAGGTTGTGCACGTCCGACATCCACAGCGCGAAGATGTCGTAAACCTTCCAGCGGCGTTCCTTCGCCGGGGCGAGATCTTCGTTCCAGAGCCGGGGATCGGCGTTCTCGGTGGTAGGC is from Amycolatopsis lurida and encodes:
- the steA gene encoding putative cytokinetic ring protein SteA yields the protein MKLTGLLSRNQETLPGITGVARVDRRTRELLRRLSPGDIVVLDQLDLDRSTADALVEAEVAAVVNASPSISGRFPNLGPEILLEAGIPLVDSVGGELLRKVKDGTKLRLHEGVVYIGERQLGSGVQQTRESVADQMIEAKAGMSTQLEAFSANTIEFLRRERSLILDGVGVPEIRVPLKDRHALVVAGGNGHAEDLKKLKKYIGEHRPVLIGVDAGADTLRAQGYQPDVIVGDPHGIGAETLRSGGEVVVPAQPDGHAPGVERIQDLGIGAVTFPATGNAEDLALLLADAHEASLVVTVGFQATLREFLDHGRSGSNPSTFLTRLKLGTKLVDGKAVATLHRSRVSIGAIVLLVVATLVAVAAALLVSDVGSVYLDWIRDTWNSFIAWGKGLFT
- a CDS encoding NCS1 family nucleobase:cation symporter-1; translation: MTAAPATRSEAPTTENADPRLWNEDLAPAKERRWKVYDIFALWMSDVHNLGNYTFAAGLFVLGLSAWQVFTALLTGFVLIYFGMNLMGRIGQKTGVPFPVVARISFGTFGANLPALIRAIIAIFWYGIQTYLASVAITLLVLAIDPGLKPLTKVGFLGLHALGWICFIALWLAQALVLTRGMEAVRKFQDWCGPGIWIVMIALAVWILAAADWNISLTSNPKALSTGEQVRQWFGAVGLILSIYGTLMLNFCDFSRFAPNQKTVRRGNFWGLPINSTAFALLSVLVTAGSLQVFGEAITDPAELLARIDNTPVLIIGALTFAIATMGVNIVANFVSPAYDLANIWPKRITFTIGGMISAVAALCVLPWKLYSSPAVVNYFLGGLGAFLGPLFGIMIVDYYLVKRGRIDVGKLFVAGSDSPYHYKRGFNPRAMVTFLPTAALSAIIALVPFFAPAAPYSWFIGTASAAALYFVVTRKQRVA
- a CDS encoding aspartate/glutamate racemase family protein encodes the protein MRILVTNCNTTEAMTKEIEAGARAAASPGTEILARTPLWGPESAEGWLDSFLSAAAVLDLLHGLDEPFDALVMAGFGEHGREGARELLDVPVVDITEAAAHLACLLGRRYGVVTTLDRTCGLIEDSLHGAGVAQNCVGVLGAGLGVLELSDDRRTESALLTAGRRARDAGAEVLVLGCAGMTGLDRRISAMLDIPVIDGVAAAVRLAESLVALDLKTSRAGSYARPLPKTRLWPRNSSSTCDAHDRK
- a CDS encoding copper transporter, translating into MISLRYHIVSIAACFLALALGVVLGSTALNGALLSGLAGQKEDLGSQVADLEAQRNTLNARLGDADAFAGAMGPKVVAGQLDKRSVVLVTTEDAKPADRDALKQLVGQAGAAVTGEIQLTEAFSDPMRSDQLRDLVSRLQPAGVQFPTAGDPGTLAGALLGSVALLNKDNAQPQSTPVELAAALGGLTDGGFLKTGGDVKPAQLAIVLTGTKYTGDGAGDRASTIARFAAQLDRSGAGTVLAGDAGSADGTGAIGVVRADTSSTSILSTVDNAETAAGRVTTILALREQLEGGAGRYGIAGNAQAPAPGIAADGN